ATATAACAATATAACACCCGTTTACATCGTTCACACGGTATTCAAGGGGGATGAATCAGGAGGCCATGCAGCTGCGGCCATAATGTACAATGGAACCCTTTGGATAGTTGATTGGGGGTCTAACCCAACAAAGTTCGAAACGTTTGTCGAGAAAATTGGAAGAATATGGGAAGTAAGAGAAATCAGGATCTACAAGATCACAAAAAGTGCGATAATTTTAGATAGAATTTATAAAGCAAAGCTTGAGAACGACCAGTGGAGATTCGCATACTTCCTTACTATCGCCATCGGAATATTCCTAATGAAGAGAAAGGAGTGGTGGTTAATTTAACGCGAGAGGGGGTGGTTGTAATGAAGAATCCTTTTGAAAGAATGCCCACAGTACTTACCGCTGATGAATTAATAGACAAGGCGTTTAGAAGAGCTGAGAGAGCAGCATCAGCCTTTAAACCTAGAGGAGATAAAGTTAAGAAAGCAAGACAGAGAGAAGAGCTCAGAATAAGAACTGTTAGCAATGTTATAAGGGACAACTTAAAAAAAGTGCTCGAAAGAACTCCTGGGTTATCAACCCTTCCCAAATTCTACCAAGAGCTTGTGGATGTTCTGGTTGACAGGGATACATTTCATAAAGCAATGGCTGGAATTGATTGGGCTATAAGAATGGTGAGAGAGCTAGAGGAGAGATATGTGGAGAGGATTAGACACTCCAAGGATCCAGATGAGATGGCTCAGTTAAGAAGACAGTTTTACGGGAGGGTTGCAAGTGTCCTAAGGGACATAGATGACAGGCTCAGATACCTTAACAAAGCCAGGGAAGTCCTTAAGGATTTGCCGGTAGTAGATTTGGAGATCCCAACCGTTGTCATTGCTGGCCATCCAAATGTTGGTAAATCAACCCTCCTAAAGGCCTTAACCACGGCAAAGCCAGAGATTGCCAGTTATCCGTTTACAACCAGGGGAATTAACGTTGGTATTTTTGAAGATGGCTACTTCAAGTACCAAGTGATAGATACCCCTGGCCTACTGGACAGACCTCTTAGTGAAAGAAATGAGATAGAGAAGCAGGCCATATTGGCATTGAAGCATCTTGGAAAGCTTATAGTTTACATTTTTGATCCCAGTGAATATTGTGGATTTCCAATAGAGGAACAGATGCACTTATTCGAAGAGATATATTCTGAATTCAATGAGTTTCCATTCATAGTTGTTCTTAACAAGATAGACATTGCAAAAAAGGAGCAGGTAGAAAAGATTGAGGAATTCGTTAAGAGAAAGGGGCTGGAAGTTTTCAAGATATCGGCCGCAAAGGGAGAGGGGGTTGAAGAACTGAAAAAGAAAATTGTTGAAGTTCTAAGACCCTTGGCTCATGAAGTTGCAAAAAAGAAAATTGAGGAGGAACTAAGAAGATACAGGAGTGCTCTCAACCTTTGAAACTTCCTCCGGTAGAGAGAAGAATGCAACTATCTCCAGTATAGCCGCCACTAGAATAACGATGAGCCCTATCCCTATTATTAACAATATTCCTCCTATGAAGTACAACAGACCTGCAGTCTTGAACATGTCGACACTAGTGTACTGGGCGACCAGCTCGTAACTCTTCTTCCTGAAATATGTTGAAACAACGAACAGTATCCAGAATATAAGGAAGCCTATCAGGATAGAGCCTATGATTGACATCATTTTTGCTGGATGAAGAAGTTCCGATCCTTTTAGTACTGCAATTCCGACACTACCGATCAGTATTCCTATGAAGAGTACGACCCCAATTATCGCTGTTATGAAAGCCTTAAGGAAGTTGTTGAAAATATCCCTGTCACCAGTTTCATCGCTGATTATCTTTATTGCCAAAAATACTAGTACAAGGCCAACTATGGATAAAACAAATCCTACATTGGGGACTAATGGACCAACCAAGTTTAGAATTGCCCCAATACCACCATACAACTTGGCATTGCTCAGTGTCATGCAAATCACCTAGCATCATTACATGCATCTCCTTATAAATATTTACGACTAAAATTCTAAACATTAGTCAACCAAAATTAATCCATACAAAACAGATTCACGGAAGTTTATTGTTACTAGATTTGATAGTTCAATACCAATTGCATCTATGCTTGGTCGAACTTTTTCAGGCATCTTACACATTCCGCTCTCCTCAAATGTGCAAACATCACATAAGTTGCAATTTCCGGGGAATAATGCAATTGCATAAATATTCCCCTGATTGAACAGCTCCTTCTCCTTCTCAAGCAACCATAAAAGCACCTTCCTTTTCTCTTCCTCAAATTTCTCCATGTTGATTTCAAATTTTATTAGAAGGGCCTTTTTATAGTGTTTCACTAGCTCCTTAGTTTCAACCCAACTTGGAACATGAGGAGGACAACTAGGACGTTTTCCATACATAGGACATGTTCTGCACTTCCAAACCGGCCTTGGAGAAACGACAATTTTTGAAGCATCTATCTCCTTTACCCACACCACTTTCATTGCCTATTCCCCTCCCTTTTTATGCAAGGCTTTAAAAAGGATATTTTGTAATCCTAAAATGGTGGTTCACATGATTGAGGTTGGGGAGTACAAAGTAAAAGAAGGATTGTACTACACAAAAGATCATGAATGGGTAAAGGTTCTTGAAGATGGAACAGTACTTGTCGGAATTAGTGACTACGCTCAGAAGGAGTTAGGAGACTTAGCTTACGTAGAACTCCCAGAAATAGGGAAAGAAGTCAACAAGGGAGACGTCCTCTGTGAAGTAGAGAGTGTTAAGGCAGTTAGTGAAGTTTATGCCCCAGTCAGTGGTGAGGTTATTGAAGTTAATGAAGAACTTAGCGATAGTCCAGAAAAAATAAACGAAGATCCCTACGAAGCTTGGATAGCAAAACTGAAGCCAAAGAACTTAGAAGAAGAGTTGAAAGAGTTAATGGACGCTAACGCATATGCGGAGTATCTAAAAACACTTTAAAGTATCTTTCCTTCTT
This is a stretch of genomic DNA from Pyrococcus sp. ST04. It encodes these proteins:
- the gcvH gene encoding glycine cleavage system protein GcvH → MIEVGEYKVKEGLYYTKDHEWVKVLEDGTVLVGISDYAQKELGDLAYVELPEIGKEVNKGDVLCEVESVKAVSEVYAPVSGEVIEVNEELSDSPEKINEDPYEAWIAKLKPKNLEEELKELMDANAYAEYLKTL
- a CDS encoding NOG1 family protein → MKNPFERMPTVLTADELIDKAFRRAERAASAFKPRGDKVKKARQREELRIRTVSNVIRDNLKKVLERTPGLSTLPKFYQELVDVLVDRDTFHKAMAGIDWAIRMVRELEERYVERIRHSKDPDEMAQLRRQFYGRVASVLRDIDDRLRYLNKAREVLKDLPVVDLEIPTVVIAGHPNVGKSTLLKALTTAKPEIASYPFTTRGINVGIFEDGYFKYQVIDTPGLLDRPLSERNEIEKQAILALKHLGKLIVYIFDPSEYCGFPIEEQMHLFEEIYSEFNEFPFIVVLNKIDIAKKEQVEKIEEFVKRKGLEVFKISAAKGEGVEELKKKIVEVLRPLAHEVAKKKIEEELRRYRSALNL
- a CDS encoding DUF2284 domain-containing protein, which gives rise to MKVVWVKEIDASKIVVSPRPVWKCRTCPMYGKRPSCPPHVPSWVETKELVKHYKKALLIKFEINMEKFEEEKRKVLLWLLEKEKELFNQGNIYAIALFPGNCNLCDVCTFEESGMCKMPEKVRPSIDAIGIELSNLVTINFRESVLYGLILVD
- a CDS encoding DUF996 domain-containing protein — protein: MTLSNAKLYGGIGAILNLVGPLVPNVGFVLSIVGLVLVFLAIKIISDETGDRDIFNNFLKAFITAIIGVVLFIGILIGSVGIAVLKGSELLHPAKMMSIIGSILIGFLIFWILFVVSTYFRKKSYELVAQYTSVDMFKTAGLLYFIGGILLIIGIGLIVILVAAILEIVAFFSLPEEVSKVESTPVSS